From Glycine soja cultivar W05 chromosome 4, ASM419377v2, whole genome shotgun sequence, the proteins below share one genomic window:
- the LOC114409833 gene encoding triose phosphate/phosphate translocator, non-green plastid, chloroplastic-like, with translation MQSAAFTFSPSLPLRNPSPNYWRRPSLSLRLSAKHGNSNSDDVNSNGVSSTFFTRRSWTLPPSSSFKFRPLPPRAAESAVPESAPVENPLFKTLELGALFGLWYLFNIYFNIYNKQVLKAFHYPVTVTVVQFAVGTVLVAFMWGLNLYKRPKLSGAMLGAILPLAAVHTLGNLFTNMSLGKVAVSFTHTIKAMEPFFSVVLSAMFLGEFPTPWVVGSLVPIVGGVALASVTEASFNWAGFWSAMASNVTNQSRNVLSKKAMVNKEDSMDNITLFSIITVMSFFLLAPVAIFMEGVKFTPAYLQSAGVNVRQLYIRSLLAALCFHAYQQVSYMILQRVSPVTHSVGNCVKRVVVIVSSVIFFQTPVSPVNAFGTAIALAGVFLYSRVKRIKAKPKIA, from the exons ATGCAGAGCGCGGCTTTcactttctctccctctctccctctccgcAACCCTTCCCCTAACTATTGGAGGAGACCTTCTCTCTCCCTCCGTCTCTCGGCCAAACACGGCAACAGCAACAGCGATGACGTGAACTCCAATGGCGTTTCTTCAACTTTCTTCACTCGCCGATCTTGGACTCTTCCTCCTTCCTCTTCCTTCAAGTTCAGGCCTCTCCCTCCCCGCGCCGCCGAAAGCGCCGTTCCCGAAAGTGCGCCCGTCGAAAACCCGCTCTTCAAAACTCTCGAACTCGGCGCCTTGTTTGGCCTCTGGTACCTCTTCAACATCTACTTCAACATCTACAACAAACAG GTGTTGAAGGCGTTTCATTACCCGGTAACTGTGACTGTTGTTCAGTTTGCTGTTGGGACTGTGCTCGTGGCATTTATGTGGGGTTTGAATCTCTATAAGAGGCCTAAACTCAGTGGTGCTATG CTTGGAGCGATTTTGCCGCTGGCTGCAGTGCATACTTTGGGGAACCTTTTCACTAATATGAGTCTTGGAAAGGTGGCTGTGTCTTTCACTCACACTATCAAAGCCATGGAGCCTTTCTTTTCAGTGGTCCTTTCTGCCATGTTCCTTGGAGAG TTTCCTACACCGTGGGTGGTTGGTTCTCTTGTGCCTATTGTTGGTGGAGTTGCACTGGCATCTGTTACAGAGGCCTCTTTCAATTG GGCTGGATTTTGGAGTGCAATGGCATCCAATGTGACAAATCAATCTCGTAATGTTCTTAGCAAAAAGGCCATGGTTAATAAAGAG gATTCTATGGACAACATTACTCTCTTCTCTATCATAACAGTAATGTCCTTCTTCTTGTTAGCACCTGTGGCTATCTTCATGGAGGGTGTCAAATTTACTCCTGCTTACTTGCAATCTGCT GGGGTGAATGTTAGACAACTTTACATCAGATCTCTTCTTGCTGCACTCTGTTTCCATGCGTATCAACAA GTTTCTTATATGATATTGCAAAGGGTATCACCTGTTACCCACTCCGTGGGCAACTGTGTGAAGCGGGTTGTGGTCATTGTGAGCTCTGTCATCTTCTTCCAAACACCTGTCTCACCTGTGAATGCTTTTG GAACTGCTATAGCTCTTGCTGGCGTTTTCCTCTATTCAAGGGTGAAGCGTATTAAGGCAAAGCCAAAAATAGCTTAA